The Arachis ipaensis cultivar K30076 chromosome B05, Araip1.1, whole genome shotgun sequence nucleotide sequence ggatcccgcttgtcgaggttgcggcgccgacataggggctgtggcagtctcccaccTATGTTGAGATGTGAGAACTGAGATAGTCTCCCGCTCACATAACCTTTCCTGCCATAAGAGTGAACTCAGGCACTATAACCCGACAGAGTGAGCGGGGCACTATATCCTAGGGTTGAAAGTgagccgggcactatatcccaaggaGCGCACAAAGTGATCTGGGTACTATATCCGAGGGGTGCACAAAGTgagccgggcactatatcccaggggcatggcagaaaggcgacatccaAAAGGATATGTCAagttggcagttgaactgacaagtgatatcacagccaataggatagacatcaTGATATACATTCTCTATGtgtttgcttgctttgattaATTGCATTATGCCTAAATGattaacatgcctaattgctaaatgaattacttgttgtatatgaatCCTTCTTGTGTTTTACTTGTCTGCATTACTTGTATTTTGCTGGGGTTAAGGAGGTTCGAtaggcggtggcaatgggatcgcgTGGAGTGTAGGTTGGTGAAGGTTGTGGAACAACGTGGTGTTTATTAGTTAGAAAATCCTTAAGTTTGGATAACCCTTTTGGCTTTAAAGTATACTTATCAGTTTTGAACCTTTATGCTCATGAGAAGtactaggattgcctttggctttccaAAACCTTGTATCTTAAATCTACTGGGTACTGctaccatattgagaacccccgattctcataccatattgcGAACGTGGTGACAGAGTGAGCGGAGGATGGTACAGcttttgttttgatttacttttgtagtctctcacttttgtatgttttgttgcCTTAGAAGCTTGTATTTCAGAACCTTTAAGAGATAGGACATGgctgtttttaaattaaaactccAATGTATATTTTCTTTAACTAGCCGACCTAAACTCTGCAGGCCGTGACTATTTATCTTTTGGttattgtgtgtgtgtgtgtgtgtgtgtgtgtgtataacTTGCTTATTGTTTATTTATTAGCTTGTATCTTGGAGCTTTGCACGGTGTTATGTATTTTGTTTACATCTCATGCTTTTCGGGCTTTTGGTTACCATGTGACTGCTTCACGCTTTTATCCGTCTTTGATCTTATATTCCTTTTATCGGGGTTTTAGTTATAATATTACCTTGCATATATACATTCATATATGTATAGTTTGAGATTTAGAACTGTCGTGAAATTTTGTCGTCATttactttacggctagaggtatgACTTAGGGTGacagggtgttacatttagtggtatcagagctgttCGTTCTTGTGAGCCTGAGTGATGGACTGATTGTGCTTCATTTCATACTCTGGGTTGTTTTAATTTcgtgctatttaggatatctgcTTGATATACATAGCATGCTTGTTTTGTGAGTtcctttttgggataattgaagcactaagcttgaggtattgagactgatcacgtTGATATCGATTATTTGGTGTAGATAGGACCCTAAATGGTGACTCGTGGATGAGGTCGATCACGTGCTCAAAGAGAGAGTGAGGATAATCCACCAGCTAATAACCATGCCGAGTTTATGGCGGTGATGACCAATTTGGCTAACACTATGCAAGCGAGTGCTGCTACGATGACTCAGGCTATGGAGAGGATAGGACAACCAGCTAGAAATGGAAATGAAAGTGGAGAAGGGGTTGGGAACAACTTAGGTGGTATCCCGATGACACTAGCTGCTTTCTTGAAAGTTAAGCCTTTGACTTTCAACGGAACAACAAATCCCACTGAAGCAGACAACTGGTTCCAAGCTATGGAACATTCATTGCAAGCTCAGCATGTTCCGGATACCCAATTCGTGGAGTTTGCGGCATATCAGTTATTGGGTGATGCTTACTAGTGGCAAGAAGAGTGCCAATTACTACAACTACAGAATGTGGACATTCTGTGGGAGTTAGTTCAGGCTGCCTTCTACAAGAAGTATTTTCCAGAGTCGATGAGGGAGGTAAGGGAGTTGGAGCTCATGCAGTTGAAGTAGGGGTTCATGACCATAGCTAAGTACACTAGCAAGTTCGAGGAGTTTTGTAGGTTCTCTAGGATTTGTCAGGATGCTCCTGAGTCCTACGAAGGTTGAAAATGTATCAAGTATCAGGGAGGCCTAAGGGAGAACATCATGAGTGCTGTGGCTCCATTGGAGATTAGGCAATTTTCGGAATTGGTGAACAAGACGAGAGTTGTAGAGGAATGTGCCAAGAAGACAGCTTTAGCGAGAGATACTCGTGGTGGTACCAATAACAGAGGTCGTGGGAGGTATCTTCCACCAAGAGGCCAGAACTTCAAGAAGGGTGGACGTGCCCCTTTAGCGTCCTCATAGTCAAGGAAACTTCAAAAATGCTACCTATGACAAATTTCACTAGGCGAGAGGAAGAGGTTTATGTTTTAATTGCGGACTACCTGGACACATTGCTAAGGAATGCACTCGTGAGAGGAATCAAAATGCGGGTTGGAATCAGCAACAAGGCCGTGTATTTGGTGTATTTGGTGTGAATGCTAATGATGCGACTAGGTCGGATCTTTTGACGAGAGGTCAGTGTAAAATTGGTGAGAAGACATTAATTACATTGTATGACTCGGGCGCTTTACATTCATTTATTGCGTTTGATAAAGCTGTTAAACTGGGATTCAAAATTTCAGACTTAAACTTTAATGTGCATGTGCATACCCCACTTTAAACAATTATAACTAGGTTAGATTATAGACAAATACCTTTCCAAATAGAGGATAGACCCTTCGTTCATGACTTAATCTGTTTGTCTTTTGTTTGGTTGGAGATGATTTTGTGATTTGATTGGTTATCAAAGAACCGAGTGTTGTTAGATTGCTTCAAGCGATCAATTCGATTTATGTTGGAAGGAGAAGAATGAGCAATTGTAGCTGAGGGTTACTACTTGAACTCTGTAGTGGTGAATTGTAGTGGGGAAAAATGTCAAGGTTATATACTTTTAGCTACGAATGCGTCGGGTGATGAGCAAAAGTTAGACCGAATTCCTGTAGTTAATGAGTTTTCTAAAGTATTTCCTGAAGATATTCTTGAATTCCCACCTCAAAGAGAGATTGAATTTATGATAGAATTGATGTCGGGAGCAGGTCCAGTCTCGATTGCACCGTACAGGATGGCTTCGATAGAGCTGGCTAAACTAAAAACTCAGTTGGAAGAACTTCTGaataagaggttcattcgaccgagtgtgTCTCCGTGGGGAGCGCTAGTTTGATTGgtgaaaaagaaagatggaggaATGCGACTTTGTGTGGACTATCGACAGTTGAACAAGGTGACGGTGAAGAacaagtacccattgccgaggatCAATGACTTAATGGATCAGTTGCAAGGAGCTGGAGTGTTCTCGAAGGTCAATTTGAGGTTAGGTTTTCACCAAATAAAGGTGAAAGAGGAGGATATTCTGAAGATTGCTTTCAGAACACATTATGGTCACTATGAATATGCagtgatgtcctttgggttgagAATGCACCCTCTGTgttcatggattatatgaacagagtATTTCATCCCTTTTTGGATGAGTTTGTGGTGGTGTTCATAGATGACATCTTGATTTATTCAAAAACAATAAAAGAGTATGAGGAGCATCTGAGGATAGTGTTGCAAATCCTAAAGGAGAGGAAACTTTATGCGAAGTTATCAAAGTGTGCATTTTGGAAGGAGGAGATAAAGTTCTTAGGATATGTTGTGGGTAAAGGAGGAATGACAGTAGATCCTTAGAAGGTTGAGGCGGTGATGGAGAAGGGAAGACTGACGTCAACAACAGAGATTAGCAGCTTCTTGGGATTAGCTGGATACTATCGAAAGTTTATTCAGGAAGTTTAGCAAATCGTGTTGCCGATGACGAAGCTAACTCGGAAAGATGCACCGTTTGTTTGGACGTCAGAGTGCGAGGAAAGTTTCCAAATTTTGAAGGAGAAATTGACTTCAGCGCCAGTTTTAATCTTACCAGAACCACATGAACTATTTGAAGTTTATTGCGATACCTCGTTGAAAGGTTTGGGTTGTGTGTTAATGCAATACAAAAATATGGTAGCTCAAGCTTCACGTCAGCTAAGACCACATGAGGTGAATTAtccaactcatgacttggaattggcAGTGGTTGTGTTTACGttgaagatttggaggcactatTTGTATGGAGTGAAGTTCAGAGTCTTTTCTGACTACAAGAGTCTCAGGTATATCTTTGATCAGGAAGAGCTCAATATGCACCAAAGGATGATGAAGTTACTGAAAGATTACGACTTTGAACTGAGTTATCACCTCGAGAAGACTAATGTTGTAGCAGATGCCTTGAGCAAGAAGTTGTTGACGGTTGCTTGGATGAGAATTAAAGAGGAAGAGTTGGTAAATAAGTTTGCAGAACTTAAATTAAGTATTGGAGAAGTAGATGAGAAGACTTGTTTGAATCAATTGCATATCTCactttttgtatattttgttgtCTTAGAGGCTTGTATTTCAGAACCTTTGAGAGATAGGACGTGgctgtttttaaattaaaactctAATGTATCTTTTGtttaactagtcggcctaaaatCGGGCTTTTAGTTACTGTGTGACCGTTTCGCACTTTTATTcatctttgatcttatatttctTTCATCgagcttttatatatatataactttctTATTGTTTATCTATTACCTTATATCTTGGAGCTTTGCAAGGTGTTATATATTTTGTTTATATCTCGTGCTTTTCGGATATTTGGTTACCGTGTGACCGCTTCACACTTTTATCCATCTTtgatcttatatatatatatatatatatagtttgagCTTTAGAATTGTCGTGATGCTTTGTCATCATTTGCTTTACGGCTAAAGGTAAGACTTAGAgtgatagggtgttacaagtAAGAGAATATAagaaattatattatattatatctcATGTGTGTGATGTGTTTTATTTTATTGgtttaataaatatttaattaaataataaaataaaaggaagttGTATGATTACTTAAAAATGTAACCAACTTGATGAAAGttgatttttgtaaaaaaaaaaatttagaatcagTCCTTTACTCACCATCAATAACTTAATTACTTAATTGAAGAAAGAATTAAAAAGGCAAAAGAATAGATAAAGTAAATTCTTCCTAATACCATTATCATGGTGAATCAAGGTTAGTAATTCTTCTCATTTCTATTTGTGATAATCATGAATTTCAAGATCTTTTGTTATATGAATGATAATTTTAGGGCAATCTACCTAATTAAATAAATTGAGTGAATCTTTTACCTATATACACAAAACAGAAACTTGTTACGCGCAtgtgcatttttatgtttatgtaaaTCGTGGGAGCCAACCACGGTTTCAATTTAATACATAAACCGTGGCTACTAGGCACGGTTTACTTGTGAATGGAATTCATcataatatttttatgtttatgtaaaCCATGGGAGCCAACCACGGTTTCAATTTAATACATAAACCGTGGCTACTAGGCACGGTTTACTAAGGGAGGCAAATGCACATAAAACGTTGTAAGCAGCAACGGTTTATGAAGGAGTTTGAGTAGGCATAAACCTTTGTTAGCTGCAACGGTTTATGAAGAGAgaaattctatatatatatatgtgagtGAGATTCAAGCTGGTGAAGAGATTATTGTCACAATGGCAAGTGAGGAAGAGAGTTTTCTTGTCTTAGTGCATTGCtctagaaaaatccaaaaaagcaaaaaatatggtgtgaagttcactgacaGAGAACCACTGAGTATTTTCATCAGTTCATCAAGCACTTTGTCAAATTTGAAGAACAGCATCTTGCAGAAGCTTGAGGTATTTGGTAGCAAGTGGGTGAAGAAGCTATTCTACAAGATTTTCATCGCAGTTGTCTCGACCGGTGTTAAGTATGATACCTTTGTGCTAGCGGCTGATGAAGGTGGACCCAGTTTGCGTTCTTGTCCGCAAACAGCTGAGATGACAACAGCATCAGAATATAGGCACGCGCGTATATACGCACGGTCTCCTCACTAGCATCTGTTGGGAGAACCCGGAACCTCTCATGGAACCATGTGTAGCACACTGTCATCTGCTTGACTTTACTCTGCGGAGGTAACTCCCCAAACAACTCGCGAAACCACACCCATGCTGGTCTTCCGTGTTCCATCAAATTCTCAAACTCAGTCAGGCACCCACTGACGGGCTCCCCATCGATCGGCAAACCCAGCTGATATGCCACATCTTGCAAAGTGATAGTGCACTctccaaatggcatatgaaaggTGTGGGTCTCAGGACGTTACCGCTCAATAAATGCGCTAACTAGAGGCTCATCAACCCAGAACCAGTGACTGTTCAGCCTAGCCAAGTGATGCAAGCCGGCGGTCTCCAAATACGGTATAATCCGGTCGTGTAAAGGCATATTCTGCTGTCTCCTAACGCCGCTAATAACTAGGCTGCAAAATGTGGGTAACAAAATCCCTCAACATACGACCCATACTAATAACATCAAACATAGTGTAGAATAACTTATTAGATACCGACTTTGGTTTTCTATTTCCTCTAATAAATAGTAATAACAACAACGAAACAATAGGAATAACAACAATACTAACAGAAATAATTCtactaacaataacaataattataATGCTAACACCTCCCAATTCtagtataaaataaaagtaataataataactacCATTATCATAATAGTAACAAATATAATAATAGCAATAATGAAACTACTACTACTGCTATTATGAAGTcataataacaaattaaaaataataataataataataataataataataataataataataataataataataataataataataataataataataataataataataataataataataataataataataataataataataataataataataataataataacaactaaccTCTTCGTCAATGTATCCAGCCACGTGAGCAACGCTATTTAATCAATACAAGCGAGCTTCGTCTTTCATGGCTCCACCACCCAAATCTCACCAAAACCTTCCAAACCTCTCCCTGAAACTCTCTCAGCACCCCTTGCTCTTTCAATTTTTGTTTCAGCACAAATGATCCGGCATGACCATCAACGGATTATGTATTTATACTACTTAGCATGTAAACCGTGGGAACCAATGGAGGTTTTCGTTCAACGCCTCCTCTTCATAAACCGTAGGAAGCAACCACGGTTTATGCCTAAGCTTCTTCCTTCATAATCCGTGGTAGGTAGCCACGGATTATGCCCAACATTTTCCAACCATAAAACCTTGTAGCCTCCAACGGTTTACGTAGAAACCAGAAACCGTGGTTAGCTCCCACAGTTTACATAAAATTGAAATTGTACATGCACGTAAGAAGTTTCTGTTTTGTGTATTCAGGTAAACGATTCACAGAATTTATTTAATTAGGTAGATTGCCCATAATTTTATGACGTACACTAGAAATTTTATATTGAGTTTACAACACAATCATGTCGCATAAATCAAATATACTTTACACTTGCAGGAACATAAACAACTTCCAAAATTGGCAATGGTGATGGAGATTCTAAGCAAAAATGAAAGAATTTGGCACACTACTTTCTTGAGATATATATGTGCGTGTGCGTGGTGATTTTATGAGAGAACAGATACTTGAATGCCGAAAATAACAGAAGTATTGTTCCACTAGGCATGGCTACTACTTACTACATAAGATCAAGTGAAGTCAAAATAACCTATTATAGATTACATCCGAGTTTGGGaccatgtatatatataaatctcTTAGGTAGCATTTGttgaggtattgagacagagaTTGAGTATCATGTTTATTGGTTTAGagactgatactaaaatttctgtctctatcctcaaaatttcagtatttcagtacctccaaaatttcaatctgtctcttagtctctgtctctcagtctttccgtctctgtctctccaccaaacgctaccttaataATATATTAAACATATAAAGAAAGTGAAAATCTGCACCTTAAAAACTAGCTACTAAGAGAGAAAGAAACACTCTCCTTAAATACAACATCAAGTATTCCATACTACGTGATGTGAGACTTTGGACACAACACAATACCTAAGTCACTAACATAatattttctacggttttcttaGTAATCCTCTTCTTTTATCCAGATTCGGAACGGGTAAGTAAAACTGTGCAATGAAGTTTAACATGGTCAGAGTCAGCGATTCAATTACTTGAGATTTTGAAATACTGGAATCAAAAAAGCGAAAATAAAGTGGAGGTTCTTGTTCATTAACACCACATATCATATAGGATAAATAGATAGAGAATTGGTATTCAGAAATTTGAGTTCATGGGACAACCATTGACACATGAAAATTAGATCAAAGGATATTTATCAAAGGCAAAATAGACTTAGATAGCATAAACCAATCAGGGAATTCTGACTACCACAACAACCACCCAAGAGGTCAAAACTCTTTTGTGTTAGCATATCATTGAttataacaaagaaaatttaaaaatttatgaaGTCAATTTTAAACTCAATCAATTTTCCCTCCACAAATAAAGGATACATCCGGTAATCTTACCTAAAAACCAATACTTTAAAGACATCAGGAGAAAGGTTGGTTGCAGATAGCATACCGGCCATTTTGATTTTGCAAATTATTGAACTAGTAGACTCTGTTATGCAAATATACATTCATAAAAATACTCGAGGAAAAGAGTGTATAACAAAACCTCAATAATTCTGTGTGTTGACAGAGGAAGATAAaatatttcatttcaatttgaaGGGCTCAAACCTTTTCTGAGATTTCTGAGGACACTCCACATGAATGTGGAAACAAGGAAAAGGATGATACCAGTAATGATCGCATACTTTAGACCAAGGTTCATTAGCAAATTTACCAGAAGCCCTGCAAAGACAACGCCAAAGAAATTCGCAGATACACCAGACCAAAATGGCATATCAAGGATGGATGCTATAATGGCTCCGGACCATGCTCCTGTTCCAGGAAAAGGAACTGCTACAAACAGCATTAGACCAAGCCACTTAAACTCCTGGACTGGACCGGCTTTCTCTTTGGCATTCTCAAACAGCATGTCAAGGAATTGTGAAGCGGTAGAGCTCCTCGCAGCGAGGAATGATGCAAACTTTTTAAGGTAGAGTATGATGAATGGCACAGGGACCATGTTCCTACATCAATGGCATAAAGCTTGTTCAGTAAACAATGTAGGTACTCCCAGCATTACCAAAAgtcattttttttcctttgacAGAAGAAAAACATTTCATTCATAGAAATAGCCAAACAACACTTACAGAGCAGAGATAACTTAGATCTAAATCTAAAGAACAAGATGAGATATGTTCTATGTTGAACTATAAACTGATAGTGAGTCAAAGTAAGTTACGGCAACAGGTATTGACTATTGCGGCAGCATATCCTAAACTCCGAAACCCATATTTTGACTATTAAAATCTTCtctagaagaataaaataaattaccaGAGACAATATACACTCAAATATAACTGTTCAACATGAGGGTGCAAACACCTCTGGTATCAGAATCAATATCACACTAAAGCGAACAATACACATTCATTCAAGAAATAACAGTGACAAATTCCAGAATGGCGAGTTAAATGTAACAATGGCCACAGGTTGAAGAAGActgagaaaaaaggaaaaaaaaacaaaaaaaaggagtGATGTAAATGTGATTGTGTATTCTGATTCTCAGTCAATGAGTGTAATTATAGAGATATCACATTGAGCTAAGAATAGCTTAACTCAACGAATGACTCAAACTAACTACCAATGACTGTCATAACAAAACTCTAACAATTCCTAACTAACACTCCTAGTTATCCTTTTAACAAGTAATAGCAAATAAGTTGCATAAGTGGAGGAAAATTCATGAATATCTCGAATCACAATTCATCCAAACAACCATGACAAATTTTAGAAAGCTTCTTAACAGCAACAAGGGTTACATAATAGGAGTGAATCTCAAGAATATCTAATAGTACAGTCACTATGGCGCCGCAATGCAGAAATTACAGGGAAAATTTGTGGTTGCAGACGGTAATTAAAAAGCATAGTCATATCAGACTAACCAACAAAGAGAGTACTTTATATAATCTCATGAAAAAAAAGACTAACCCAAGAATGGACAAAAGCGTTAAAGTGAAAGGGCTGAGGTTCATCCAGTAACCAACAGGAATAGCCCCACGAAGCTCAAGAACAGGAAGAGTGGCAAGTGTGAACACAACAACCCCATCAGGCAAACCCAATTTCCTCAACCAATTTGCAACCTTTAACCCAAAGCCAGAAGCTTTAATGGAGTCAGAAGCAGCAGCAACAGCAGCATTAGcatcttttgaaaaagaaaaccaaGCCAGTGAGGCAGAAGCCCAAAACAGAACCAGCAAAGCGAATTTCATTGGCTTATCCTCAAAATGCAGAAACTTTTCAATTTTATCATTGGTATCATCCCCATCATCATCTTCCTCCGAAGAAAAAGCACAACCACCCCTTTGGAACAAGGAAGAAGGAACAACCGCAAGAGGGGTTCTAACATGAAAAGAAGGTTCAAGGTTAGTACGAGTGTGAGGAAGGAATTGTTTTCCATGTAAAATGAAGGAACGGGCATTGTAAAGTGAAATCCTTTGATAGGGCTTTCTTAAACATAATGGGGACGTAGATGATGCTAGTGCCAAAGCTGAGGCAGCCATTGAAGACCGATACAAAGATGATGAAGGGTTTTATTGTTTATATGAGATAGGAGTAAGAACAACACTAGAACTAGAGCAGaaacttgatcatcacattctgTGAGTTTTCTCTTTTCTGGGTTAATGCTTAATAGTAACTAACACTCAATATTTACTACCAGTGTGCAAGTGAAATTGCAAAAGTTTTAAGCTTTGAGGGGAACGAAATGATGATAAGATTAAAGCAAGGGACTAATCTTGGTTCGCTCTTCTCAAATTGTCATTAGTAGAAAAAGGTTTGGAGGAAGGATAAGGAGAAGAAGGAGTTAACGAGGTTACAAGGGGACAGTGACACAAAAACGGAGCACTTCACGAGGTTTTACgcttttataatatatatttatcttTTGTCATTTGCAAATATCAAAAAGCACCAGTGGTCTAGTGGTAGAATAGTACCCTGCCACGGTACAGACCCGGGTTCGATTCCCGGCTGGTGCAAACTGACTTTCTTTTTAGCCTTTACACTGCGGCTAATAATTCAAAGTCGGTTAAATCTTGTAACTTATATCAACAAA carries:
- the LOC107643424 gene encoding uncharacterized protein LOC107643424; protein product: MAASALALASSTSPLCLRKPYQRISLYNARSFILHGKQFLPHTRTNLEPSFHVRTPLAVVPSSLFQRGGCAFSSEEDDDGDDTNDKIEKFLHFEDKPMKFALLVLFWASASLAWFSFSKDANAAVAAASDSIKASGFGLKVANWLRKLGLPDGVVVFTLATLPVLELRGAIPVGYWMNLSPFTLTLLSILGNMVPVPFIILYLKKFASFLAARSSTASQFLDMLFENAKEKAGPVQEFKWLGLMLFVAVPFPGTGAWSGAIIASILDMPFWSGVSANFFGVVFAGLLVNLLMNLGLKYAIITGIILFLVSTFMWSVLRNLRKGLSPSN
- the LOC107640429 gene encoding uncharacterized protein LOC107640429, whose protein sequence is MSAVAPLEIRQFSELVNKTRVVEECAKKTALARDTRGGTNNRGRGSGEKCQGYILLATNASGDEQKLDRIPVVNEFSKVFPEDILEFPPQREIEFMIELMSGAGPVSIAPYRMASIELAKLKTQLEELLNKRFIRPSVSPWGALV